A part of Rhopalosiphum maidis isolate BTI-1 chromosome 3, ASM367621v3, whole genome shotgun sequence genomic DNA contains:
- the LOC113558912 gene encoding uncharacterized protein LOC113558912 codes for MTTSITIMVLCILGSTLLLIMPDNTTASDKFFQTGGRFGKRHGDHIPDIRYTTMVKTRSVDNVPPRIERGFYISRYGKRSTNSITDPYYFTLCLPSYGIYCDFTGLPNLLRCKRIQPTACSNLNYVDDKTQMKPDNDIII; via the exons ATGACGAcgagtataacaataatggtacTATGCATTCTTGGGTCAACATTGTTGTTAATAATGCCGGATAACACCACAGCATCAGATAAGTTCTTTCAGACCGGTGGCCGCTTTGGAAAAAGACACGGTGATCATATACCAG atattcgGTATACTACCATGGTAAAAACACGATCAGTGGACAATGTACCACCTAGGATAGAAAGAGGTTTTTACATATCAAGGTATGGTAAACGAAGTACTAACTCAATTacag atccTTACTATTTTACACTTTGTTTGCCATCCTATGGtatatattgtgattttaCAGGATTACCTAATTTACTTCGTTGCAaaag gaTCCAACCTACAGCATGCTCGAATCTGAATTATGTCGATGATAAAACTCAGATGAAGCCCGACAACgacataatcatttaa